ACTGCTTCTAAGCTTGGAGTCAATATTTGCAGCTCCTCAGTGCACGTTGGGCATGAATCCATAACCTTCAGTGTTTCTCTCGGAGCATACTCTATCTTTGGGAAGATACAATATTAGTGGTGATCATTGTGCCATGTCTCGTGGAACAACCACATGAACTAGATTCCATATCGATGCAAGAAAGGTGCCCCAAATTCTTCAGCTATGTGCGTGTGTACTGATGATGATCATATACAAGATTTGTGTCATCCACCATTTGAAAAGCACACTACGTgcgtatatatataagagattaTTGCCATATGGCATATACGTACACAACGATACATAATAAGTATAAATACAgtactagctatatatatagatatatggtCAGTTTGGCCATCATTAGTTCATGTTGCCCTCTCCGGCTTTGATTCTCATATGCTCTAAGTACGCCTTTCCATTGAGCCTCCGGGAGAAGAAATCCTTAACATACTTTTCCATTCCAACCCTTCGAAACAATGGTGGGTTATTTGAGTTCAATAAAGCAGGCGATGGTCCAATCTCTGCTTCAAATTTTGGGTTGAAGAACATACCAATCGACATCCTCTCTTTCATTGAATTCACAGTTACCCTGTGCTCGACGCTGTTGTAGACCCCATTGCTCAAAATCTGCAAaagtgtgcatgcatgttcaaCAGATATATACAAGTTAACAAATTAATGCTACACATGATCataaacttaattatatatattaaacagaTCATCGATACAAGTTGGCGTCTTAAGATCAATCTCTGACTTGGTCTCAGCACTTTTGGAGTGTCATACATGATTAGATCATGTTTTCGTCAAAACTAGATCCGATACCCTTTACGATGATCTCAAATATTCAAAGATTATGGGTGGAAACGTTTAGGCCAGATTAGTTTCAGTTTTGCATGTGTTTCCTTATATAGCTGGCAAGGAGACTTTAACAACGATTTGGTCTACTCATGCACCTAACTTGGGTACTTTTGATCATTGTGATGTGTATTTTTGTACAGATTTTTGTCATTGATATAAACTTAaccaaaaaactcaaaaaccaAAAGCACAAAAAGAGTGAGCGTGACTTTTGACAGATTTAGGACATGTTTAGGTATTCTCAGATATTTCATTTTCAGATATcaatcaaacacaaaatattttttaatttcaaatttttaacttttcatctaattattatctagtCATTACAACTTcacaaacttccaaacaaattaaaacacaaaaaacaatacaacttttttaaattttaaaataaaaaatattaaaaaattaaattcaaacaattttttaaatttataatatttttattcaatttttttatatctccTTCTCTAAAAATCAATGAAACATCttaattaaaactattttattactattcaaaagttatatatttcactattatttacaagcTAAGTCTTATCACGAGATATTCTTAATATCTGACCGGCCAAGTCTTAATGCCAGAAATATAGGTTTTGTTTGTCATGACAAACATTCGTTATTTGGGTGCGATAACATGCAACATCATGTTGTGCTGCATGCCGTGATGTTCTGGCCGCCAGCTAGTTAGGATGATATGTCCGTGCagtttttcattatatttacataaccataaaagttaaaattgatatttacaattataaattgTATAAATGTTTTATATTCCTTTAAAAAGAAGtgagtaaatatatatagatttcataGGGTTGTAATTGGTccggttttgaaaaaaatttaggaccgaactgGTATGTaccgattttatattttttaaaatcgattACTCATAGAGttatcctcctaaaccggtactccaGTTTTACAGGTTTCTAGTCCGGTTTTAtcagttttaatgtactatattatatattatataatatatataatatatataatatattatagtatataatactatagtgataatatattgtagtatattataatatatattataattatattatagactataatgatatattacagtatattataatatatagttatatagtattagtaaatattaatatgcactatataatattattataactattaagacaataagcaaaatgatataagattttaaaagttaatattatattaattagtaatttatcatataatacaaaactattttatatatagttatatattatatataaatattatatataatataaaaaattaaaatatatataaatcagtccgaaaatgaaaaattgaaaccGGACAGATTTTGAtctgttttaagaaaaataaaatcagtacCGAACCGAATGAACTTCAAGATCGGTTCGGTCCAGTCTGGTTTAcggtttatcaattttttttttacgccCCTAAgatttcatatgaaaaaattaattttttaaataataattcacTGTTTCTTAAAAAGAGTATGCAATCCTAGCACAGTCTATTACTCAAAagttaattaaaatttctaattaactggAACAGTAAAACCATGTTACGTACTGGAAGACACCCAGCCACAGTGCCAGCGTCCATAGATTATACATTCCTAATGCGGACCATGTTTGAAAATTGGTTTAGATAACAAGCTGTTTGAACACGAATGCTACGGTTTCCCGAAAGGAGACTAGATTCAATATATCacctctttttcccttttctaagTTTAAAAAGAGAacaggagagaaaaagaaggacGCCAAACCTCAAGAATGTCTCCTACATTCACGACGAAGCCATCTGGGAGGAAGCTTACAGGAATCCAAACCCCATCTCTCTTCATTTGAAGACCTTCGACTCCATTAATTTGGTGAAGGATTGTAATGCCAGTTGCATCCGAATGAGGCGTGAGACCCAAAACGAGCTCTGGTTGTGGGCAGGGAGGATAGCGGGTAATTCTTATAGATTGCATTCCATCTTCAAACAATTCCTCCATCTCTCCCGTTTCTATCATGAGAGCCTTTCCCAGATATCGGAACAGTGTCATGGAAAGTTTTTGCAACTCCAGTAAGTAAGACTCCAATGTTTCTCTGGTTAAATCAGGAAAATAGAGTAGGTCATGATCGATCATATTACACCAAAAGGCAAAAACCACCAAAAGAGGGGGCAGGAGATCAGAAAGAAAGATAAATGTGTGCTTTCTGtgtcacacagagagagagagagagagagagagagagagagagagagagagagagagagagaacctcaaAGATGAAGGGAGTTCTGGGAAAAGATATGGCTTTCTTCGATGAATAGGGTTTACAATCAAATAGATCTTATCACCCCAGTCAAGCTTTTGGTCATCGGAACGGACAACGGTACCAAAGCCTTCAACATCACCTGGTCTTACCTTGACCTTCATTTTTTCTTCCGAGGGAAGCTTGAAGAATCCTTCAATCTCATCATTCAGCTTCTCCATGAGTGAAGAGCTAACTCCGTGGTTTACCAACTGCCCAACGtacaacaaaataacaattgTTAATTAAGGTTGTTAATTTATTAGAGTAGCTAGCTAGAGCCTGGAAAAAACAAGATTTAGCTAACTCATGCAAGGTACAATTGAAATATGCATGTCAGCATGCTTGTCCAGATATTCATGCTTGTTTGAGGCCAAAGTACTCATTTGCCAGTGCTGTCATATCTGTCGTTGTTAATTTCAAACGAGCACTGAAAGATAATTCAGGAGTAAGTTTAAGGCCAGACCTGAAAGATTCCGCATTCCATGCAAATTGAGTGCAACTTCTCAAGTTCAAATTCCTCCGTCTCCGGAGAAACAAGTTGTTTCATGTCAATTGTGGAGATCGGATATTGAAAGCTGGGGGTTGCTAAAGCTGGAGGGTCCTCATGACGATCAATTCGAGTATAGCGTTCTGGGACTTTGATATTAGTGTCTTTGGAGATCTCCTCCTCGATATTCAGAATTACTAAATGAGAAGTACTTGTTGCCAAACTATCTTGCTTTGACGATTCCATTTTTTCGAAATATAGCACTTGCATGTAAATCATGGCCGGGTAGTGCTGCATTTATATATACAGCCAGAAAAGTTATTATTAAATCATTAATTGGGTCAGTTCGGATTttctgaaaaagaaagagatcaACAAACGTGTGTCAAATGAACTATGATCTCCTGTCTGCCACTAGAATATTCGTTATTAATAATGAAATCATGTATTCGACCGGATCGAAGAGTACTATATATCATGTACGTATGGGAAACTGGAAATTAACATAGAAGTACTTAaa
This genomic interval from Carya illinoinensis cultivar Pawnee chromosome 10, C.illinoinensisPawnee_v1, whole genome shotgun sequence contains the following:
- the LOC122279777 gene encoding codeine O-demethylase-like; amino-acid sequence: MIYMQVLYFEKMESSKQDSLATSTSHLVILNIEEEISKDTNIKVPERYTRIDRHEDPPALATPSFQYPISTIDMKQLVSPETEEFELEKLHSICMECGIFQLVNHGVSSSLMEKLNDEIEGFFKLPSEEKMKVKVRPGDVEGFGTVVRSDDQKLDWGDKIYLIVNPIHRRKPYLFPELPSSLRETLESYLLELQKLSMTLFRYLGKALMIETGEMEELFEDGMQSIRITRYPPCPQPELVLGLTPHSDATGITILHQINGVEGLQMKRDGVWIPVSFLPDGFVVNVGDILEILSNGVYNSVEHRVTVNSMKERMSIGMFFNPKFEAEIGPSPALLNSNNPPLFRRVGMEKYVKDFFSRRLNGKAYLEHMRIKAGEGNMN